TCGATTTCATTACCTTCCACATCTGAACAATTAGtgactaaaaaaacaaatgttttgccATTAAAATGATATTGGTTACATTTCTATAGCTAGTATTAAGAAACTTAATGATAACAGAGCATGGCTTCTagtgttttcattaaaaaaagtaaaatatgcaTTTTCTACGGCCATTTTTCAATCTTTTGTTGAGACATTAACTACATGCTTCTTTATAAGTATATCCATGGCCTTACTACCCATCATCCACTTAGTCCACATGGGGGCACAATTGTGTGAATTAAACCCAACTCAAAGTCCTTTTCTCCTGCATGTTCCACATATAAATCttaaaacacaaagactgtATCCCCCATTTCAGATTTTTAGATTTAACCACACTTGCCAATGACGTGCCACACAAGCATGGCTGCTCATTTGTGAGATACAATATGGCTTTTGAAAAGTGATGTTAAGTCACTCCAGTGAGACTCTGGCATTGGCTTAGTGTTTCCGAATCTGTTTACTTCTGAACTGCATTACAGGAGGAGGCGGAAAAGCGCTGTAGGGCTGAGTGGCTTTATGAGGCAGCAGCCCGCGCTATAATGTATGCCAGCGACTGTCGACTGAGCCCGGCATTTAGTTCATAATCCGAGCTGTTACAGGATGTCGTGGGAAGAAGACAGTGAATGGGGGATTACTCATTCATTTAGACGTATTTTCTCCAATTTCCCATTGCATTATTTCTGTCATTACACACCAGTCTCATAATCACAATGATGAAATCTTTATTTTGGCTGGCAAGTTTCTGCCTGATTGCATTTAATGAgcaataaatgatttttttttcattcaaatagaTCACATTAGATCAGTCAGATGGGCATTTCTGTTTGATATAGTCCATTACGGCTACATCCAGTCTTCTTAATCACAAagcacaataactgaaaaagTAATGGTTTCAAAGATGTGGAGAAAAATATGgatattttccattttaataatatttactAGAGTCTTGTGAGTTTTACTTTGGAGTTCTGGCCTTTTTTAGATGGACACATGATGTCTATATCCAACCACATTCTGTTGCTTTGGATTAAATTTGTCTTGTCTTTGCAGTTGCTCCCCACGTTGGACATATATACCTGGACAGAGGAGCATGTGGTTGGTATCAGTGTGTTTTTACTTGCAGCCATTTAAATTGTGATACAGTCATGATTGCTATTAAAACTATTATATCATGATTTTCTTCCTTTAGTATTTCTGGATGCAGCAAATATTTGGCGCAGGTTTGTTCATTTACTTTCTAAACAGTTCAGATCAtcttaaatgttttcagtttcgCATTCTTCATTTTTTCCGCACTTGTTTCAATGTTTGGTTGTGTCTTTGCCAGGAGACAGCGCATGTGACATGCAGCTTTATGCCGATCTGTTTAAAGAAAACCACATCACCGGacggaggctgctgctgctcacagaAACCGACATGCGGGACATGGGGGTCAAGTCCAAAGGTCACGTCATGCACCTTAAGGCAAGACACGGTTAACCATTAACCGAAAACATTTACGAGATATCGGCAGAGCTCTCTGATATTTGGCTCTGCGGTGAATTCAAAGggaattttcttctttttccagtGTGAGATCGAAAAGCTAACTAATGATTACCTCGGGTTCGTCCACTTCCCGCCACTGCTGAAGGTATCTTCATCCGTTAGAcgtgttacatttttattgtcaCGCACCTTTTGGGGCTTATGTTtatgtgcttttgttttcttccccAAGGATGAACTAGAAAAGGAGGTGGAGCAGAGTAAAACTGTAAATCTGGAGCTGGTGTTTGGGTACCACTGGAAACCAGGAACAGGAAAGTCTGTAAGTTTGTCAGGAAACACATTCAAACACTGACTCCAACATATTTTGCAGCTGTGAGCAAGCGATGAAACCCCAAAAAATAAGAATATCACAAAGAAATGTTGTCTGCTTTGAGCATTTTTGGCATAATTGATACTTTCTAAGGAGATATAGAGACATGCGATTGAATCGGCCCACTACAACTGAAGCTGTTTGTTCTGAGGATTCGTGATGGCGGCTGTTATGCTGACCATTCAAGGCATCACTAGACATGTATTAAACCAGACAAATAAACATTTCAGGCTCAGCCATGTACCACATCCACCTCGACTTGCTCACAGCCCTTTGTTAGGGTCTCAAACTGTGGAGAAAGGGTGGCTCTTCACTTGCTGTTTGAATTTAATCAAAAATAGCCCATTTAGCCAGaagtcattttcttttaaaaggcaAACGTTATTTAATCTTTCAGCTGTTCATTGTCCCATCATAAATAGTCCTCTTTCAGTGTGTTCGGCAGGGCTGAAACGAGCCTGCTAATTGCCTCCCATTTCTTCTGACATGTGGTGGTTTAGTGGGTAGAAAACACAGCAGGGAGAAGGAAACAGGAGGCTGAGAAAATGAGAGCTAATTATTTTCCCCTGCCTGGTGTCAGGTTCCGTGTCAGCCTTGTTTTTACAAACTGGAAGGTTTTTTGcactaaataaaacaaacccgcactgcattttttttcttcgcCCCTCTTTGCTGGCGATGTCATGGAAGCAGCTGCACTTCTCAAAGACAAAATGAGGGCCTGCGATTGTGCGGCCACCATCTGACAGCCACTGAGGGTCCCCTACTAATGAGGATATCACCGTGCAGCCAAGTGAAAGGTGCTGAATTATGTATGAGTTGTCATTAGACGCACTCGGGTCCTAGGCATCATTACCAGACATTGTTTCTGCTGGAGTGATTAGACTAGCATAGACCTGGGAGCCCCGGTGCGACCGTCCAGGCCCGACACCAGGCCAGCGTTGGGCCACTGGTGTGTTTCTGAGCCAGAGGCTTGCTCAAGCTTCCCCCCTTTGAGTCATTTCCAGCCCCCGGGGACGATGAAGGAGAGGGCGAAGGCTCCTCAGACGAGTGTGTTAGTGCCACTCCTCTGATGTCTTTCTCTGTGATCACTACACAATGGATTGGCCTGTGCCATGAACCCTGTGTGGTTAAGCAGTGACCTGTAGCTTCCTGGCAGCTTTTAGGGATTGGCGAAATCATTACGTGCGTCGTCAGCATTCAGTATGCAGAAGAAGAGGGCTGGGGAACCGCTTCGATTTGTGCCTCCCCAGTTTGatgtgtgtctctctgcagCAGTccatgaggagaaaaaaaaaggttttatcaACTAAAATCAGACAGTTTCCTGCTCCAAAAAATTAATCCTGGATTCTGAAAAAAGCCTAAATGTTTGGAATTTAGAATAGCGGCATGAAAATATTTCctgctgatttttgtttctgtttctctgttagAGTAATTTAATGAAATGTGCCGAATTTGAGGTATATTTATGTAGAGAACCTAATTCCATAAAGATCAGTCTTTTAACTTAGGTTTGCATTGATGTAGACATtacatgcaaactgcattttacATGTATACTCTGTCTTTTCTCCCCTTTGGTCTGCtagcagtttattttaaaagttttatttcataCTTATCTGTCTTCACCCACAATGTGAGGCTTTCTGGCCACTGTCATTCAACTACCTGTAGGTTGTGCTGTTGGTTTATATACAAGATTTACCAAGTTCTCCACACAGATGAGtgaaattaaaaacttttacatCTATTGTCACTGAGACCTACATTATCTGACCGgcaattattttatttcaaggaCTGCAAATGGAAAATGTACATGGAACTCGACGGCGATGAAGTCGCTATAACCTACATCAAAGATGTCATCTTTAACGCCAACAGACAAGACGTTGAAATCCTGCGGATGACTAAGGTGCCGTCAGAAACGCATTTCTGTAACACACctaattgttttaaatgttttgatcGGTGCATTTTAACCTGACGTATTGTGGTGGTTGCAACtgtctattttttgtttttttcaaataatgctaTTCAATGCAGCCACCTTTTGTGATGGACAAATGGATCACTGGGCTACAGGAGAACCAGAGAGTGGACTATACGGTCAATTATGAGGTGGGTCATTTTAGCAGCTGCAGTTTGAAAATGCATCACACAGGCAGTCACGCACAATCATGTTTAACAACATACATTAAATATCACTACTTTCACTTCAGAATGATGTCAAGTCTCCCAAGTCCACCAGACACAGCTGCTCGATGACATGGAGCGTCAATGGTGGACGAGACGAGATCAAGACTGTGGAGCTCGTCATTGAAACAGCCCCAGCTAACACAGACTGGAACCTCAAGGACAGATCAAACCGTggtaaatatttattatttattcatataattttttatcagaaaaaaaaaaattcttcataTAGGAGGTGTAcgtgttttctgttttagatATTGATCCAAAGTGGATGTACAACGTAAGACAGAAGCAGATGATAGCCCAGAAATCCCAGCCGACGACCGCTGCTCACACTGCCTTCACGAGCTCTGATGCTCGCACTCTGCCTCAGTTCCTGTCTGCACATGAAAGACACGTGTCTTCTTATGCTGCAGCTGTGCGCCGCTCTCCAAACCGCGTCAACTCTTCTCCCTGGGCCGACTCGCGCAGCTCCTCGCCAACTGCCAGCCTGTCGGCCAAACTCTCAACGCTCTATCTGGGGTCAAAGGGCAGCAGTCCCTCCAGCACTACGTCAGAGAGCACCTCAGACAGAGAGCGCCCGCTCAGTGCAGGGGCAGTGCATAACTATCGCAGAAACAGCAACACGGGCAATACATTTACTGTGGGTGGGGTGCAGGGTTGGGGTAATACAGGGAGTAGTAGTAGAGGTGGACATGCTCATAATAAAGGTGGCAAAACCCCCCGACATCCATGGAGACCGCCGTCCAACAGTTACAGTGCCAGACCACAGAGCCGCACACCATCGATACCGGGTTTATTGTCTGTGACACAAAATGCCAGTGAGGAAAAGGAGGGGGGCAAAAGCAGTGACGGAGGGTGGATCAAAGTGGAGCGTCATAAGAGATTACCACGGCAGGACAATAAACAAGTCAGAGGTCGACCGAGGAGAGGGGGCAGGGGAGGGCGCGGTGGTGGTGGAAGAACTTAATGTAGACCACACAAGAACTGAACATGTTACACACTGAAAAGGTTTTACACATGGATTATGTCTGCTCACATGACATAATAATTAGTAACTGggatttgtatttaaaaaaaatgagcttATTTGTAAACGTATTTTTAAAAACGACAGTGTAGTCTGTGATTTTTGCAGATGACATTCAAAACCGTGGTTCGCATTGAAAATATGCTATTTATCAATcctaaaaataaagatttaaatttaaactacATTCCTGCCTCATCAATTCTATTGTGAGTTTTTTAACATATAATAATTCAGAAGTGCAAAGTTTTATTTGACCTGATTTGCCTCACCCCACCCCATTATTCCCTTTGATGTATAAGCAATCATGCCCACTTCCTGTTGTTTACAGCCATTCTTTTGTCTTATTGCACTTTCACAGCAGTCTGCAGGGTAACTTTCTCTTTGGAATTTAACTTAATTCAGttaaattctcttttttttctatctcaATCCCACATTTGCCAACAAATCTATCCAATCTATCCTATTTAGCAACAAAAACCCATATAAATTCCaccataaatatttatatgtataaatataaatcAGGTTTCATAAATTGTATTTAATTTCCTGGCTTCTAACTTAAGAGTGGATGCTGAACTTTG
This is a stretch of genomic DNA from Pelmatolapia mariae isolate MD_Pm_ZW linkage group LG16_19, Pm_UMD_F_2, whole genome shotgun sequence. It encodes these proteins:
- the map3k20a gene encoding mitogen-activated protein kinase kinase kinase 20, with the protein product MMSPSSSFVQVRFDDIHFFENCGGGSFGSVYRAKWISQDKEVAVKKLLKIENEAEILSVLSHRNIIQFYGAIVEAPNYGIVTEYASGGSLYDYLSSDVSEEMDMGQIMTWAAEIAKGMHYLHSEAPVKVIHRDLKSRNVVLSAEKVLKICDFGASKFVTHTTHMSLVGTFPWMAPEVIQSLPVSETCDTFSYGVVLWEMLTREIPFKGLEGLQVAWLVVEKNERLTIPSGCPSSFAELMKKCWATEPKERPMFKQILSTLESMSNDSQLPQQCNSFLHNKAEWRFEIEATLERLKKLERDLSTKEQELKERERRLKMWERKLIEQSNSPLLPTLDIYTWTEEHVYFWMQQIFGAGDSACDMQLYADLFKENHITGRRLLLLTETDMRDMGVKSKGHVMHLKCEIEKLTNDYLGFVHFPPLLKDELEKEVEQSKTVNLELVFGYHWKPGTGKSDCKWKMYMELDGDEVAITYIKDVIFNANRQDVEILRMTKPPFVMDKWITGLQENQRVDYTVNYENDVKSPKSTRHSCSMTWSVNGGRDEIKTVELVIETAPANTDWNLKDRSNRDIDPKWMYNVRQKQMIAQKSQPTTAAHTAFTSSDARTLPQFLSAHERHVSSYAAAVRRSPNRVNSSPWADSRSSSPTASLSAKLSTLYLGSKGSSPSSTTSESTSDRERPLSAGAVHNYRRNSNTGNTFTVGGVQGWGNTGSSSRGGHAHNKGGKTPRHPWRPPSNSYSARPQSRTPSIPGLLSVTQNASEEKEGGKSSDGGWIKVERHKRLPRQDNKQVRGRPRRGGRGGRGGGGRT